From the Sphingomonas phyllosphaerae 5.2 genome, one window contains:
- the rpoB gene encoding DNA-directed RNA polymerase subunit beta translates to MATNPIDAGSARTEMAGTRKRRIRKVFGNIHEVVQMPNLIEVQRESYEQFLRSDPSIGYVSGLEKTLRSVFPIRDFAGTAELDFVNYELEPPKFDVEECRQRGITYAAPMRVTLRLIVFEVDPDTETRSVLDIKEQDVYMGDMPLMTENGTFFINGTERVIVSQMHRSPGVLFDHDRGKTHASGKYLFAARVIPYRGSWLDFEFDAKDIVNVRIDRKRKLPVTALLYALGMTGEEILNQFYNRVTYVRGQGGWQIPFAPENWRGVKPTFDIVDAKSGEIVFAAGTKITPRAANKAGKDGLETLLIPTEEIYGRYSAYDLINTGTGEIYVEAGDEVGPESLEKLDKAGIDRIELLDIDHVATGPWIRNTLKADKAEEREQALSDIYRVMRPGEPPTLETAESLFAGLFFDPDRYDLSAVGRVKLNMRLDLDAEDTVTTLRSEDILAVIKTLVGLKDGKGEIDDIDNLGNRRVRSVGELLENQYRVGLLRMERAVKERMSSVDVSTVMPNDLINAKPAVAAVREFFGSSQLSQFMDQTNPLSEVTHKRRVSALGPGGLTRERAGFEVRDVHPTHYGRICPIETPEGPNIGLINSLSTFARVNKYGFIETPYRKIVDGKVTNEVVYLSAMEEQKHTVAQASAELAEDGSFAEELVSARQAGEFLMALPETVTLMDVSPKQLVSVAASLIPFLENDDANRALMGSNMQRQAVPLVKAEAPFVGTGMEETVARDSGAAIAAKRAGIVDQVDAARIVVRATGEIDSAKSGVDIYTLMKFQRSNQSTCINQRPLVKVGDVVNAGDVIADGPSTEFGELALGRNALVAFMPWNGYNYEDSILISERIVKDDVFTSIHIDEFEVMARDTKLGPEDITRDIPNVGEEALRNLDEAGIVYVGAEVEPGDILVGKITPKGESPMTPEEKLLRAIFGEKASDVRDTSLRLPPGVAGTIVDVRVFNRHGIDKDERAMAIEREEIERLKKDSDDERSILNRATWSRLREMLLDQVATGAPKGVKKGITIDMEVLDSVERHEWWKFAVQDDAVQANLEAVKGQYDEAAKRIRDKFEDRREKLERGDELPPGVLKMVKVFVAVKRKLQPGDKMAGRHGNKGVISRILPAEDMPFLADGTPVDLVLNPLGVPSRMNVGQIFETHLGWAARGLGQQIKHALEDWREANPDAKPGDMPDAVKDRLRTVYGEHYLDDIDSRDAGEIIELAQNLTPGVPMGTPVFDGAVEKDVFDMLELAGLDTSGQSDLFDGRTGDKFDRQVTVGIIYMLKLHHLVDDKIHARSIGPYSLVTQQPLGGKAQFGGQRFGEMEVWALQAYGAAYTLQEMLTVKSDDVVGRTKVYEAIVKGDDTFEAGIPESFNVLVKEMRSLGLNVDLKSMEEAKDEDGVAIAAE, encoded by the coding sequence ACTTCGTCAACTACGAGCTGGAGCCGCCGAAGTTCGACGTCGAGGAATGCCGCCAGCGCGGCATCACCTATGCGGCGCCGATGCGCGTTACGCTGCGCCTTATCGTGTTCGAGGTGGATCCCGATACGGAAACCCGCTCGGTGCTCGATATCAAGGAGCAGGACGTCTACATGGGCGACATGCCCCTGATGACGGAGAACGGGACGTTCTTCATCAACGGGACCGAGCGCGTCATCGTGTCGCAGATGCACCGTTCGCCGGGCGTTCTGTTCGACCATGACCGTGGCAAGACCCACGCGTCGGGCAAGTACCTCTTCGCCGCGCGCGTGATCCCGTACCGCGGCTCGTGGCTCGACTTCGAGTTCGACGCCAAGGACATCGTCAACGTCCGTATCGACCGGAAGCGCAAGCTGCCGGTGACGGCGCTGCTGTACGCGCTGGGCATGACCGGCGAGGAGATCCTCAACCAGTTCTACAACCGCGTCACTTATGTGCGCGGTCAGGGCGGCTGGCAGATCCCGTTCGCGCCGGAGAACTGGCGCGGCGTGAAGCCGACGTTCGACATCGTCGACGCCAAGTCCGGCGAGATCGTGTTCGCGGCGGGCACCAAGATCACGCCGCGCGCCGCCAACAAGGCCGGCAAGGACGGCCTCGAGACGCTGCTGATCCCGACCGAGGAGATCTACGGCCGTTATAGCGCCTACGACCTCATCAACACCGGGACCGGCGAGATCTACGTCGAGGCCGGCGACGAAGTGGGTCCGGAGAGCCTCGAGAAGCTCGACAAGGCCGGCATCGACCGCATCGAGCTGCTCGACATCGACCATGTCGCGACCGGTCCGTGGATCCGCAACACGCTGAAGGCCGACAAGGCCGAAGAGCGCGAGCAGGCATTGTCGGACATCTACCGCGTCATGCGCCCGGGCGAGCCGCCGACGCTGGAGACCGCCGAGTCGCTGTTCGCAGGGCTGTTCTTCGATCCGGACCGCTACGACCTGTCGGCGGTCGGCCGCGTGAAGCTGAACATGCGCCTCGACCTCGACGCCGAGGACACGGTGACGACGCTGCGCAGCGAGGACATCCTCGCCGTGATCAAGACGCTGGTCGGCCTGAAGGACGGCAAGGGCGAGATCGACGACATCGACAACCTCGGCAACCGCCGCGTGCGTTCTGTCGGCGAGCTGCTGGAGAACCAGTATCGCGTCGGGCTGCTGCGCATGGAGCGTGCGGTGAAGGAGCGCATGTCGTCGGTGGATGTATCGACGGTCATGCCGAACGACCTCATCAACGCCAAGCCGGCGGTCGCCGCGGTGCGTGAATTCTTCGGCTCGTCGCAGCTGTCGCAATTCATGGACCAGACCAACCCGCTGTCGGAAGTGACGCACAAGCGTCGTGTATCGGCGCTCGGACCGGGCGGCCTGACGCGTGAGCGTGCGGGCTTCGAAGTCCGCGACGTTCACCCGACGCACTATGGCCGCATCTGCCCGATCGAGACGCCGGAAGGCCCGAACATCGGCCTCATCAACTCGCTGTCGACCTTCGCGCGCGTCAACAAATACGGCTTCATCGAGACGCCGTACCGCAAGATCGTCGACGGGAAGGTGACCAACGAGGTCGTCTACCTCTCGGCGATGGAAGAGCAGAAGCACACCGTTGCGCAGGCGTCGGCCGAGCTGGCCGAGGACGGCTCGTTCGCCGAGGAGCTGGTCTCCGCGCGGCAGGCGGGCGAATTCCTGATGGCGCTGCCGGAGACGGTGACGCTGATGGACGTCAGCCCGAAGCAGCTCGTCTCGGTCGCGGCCTCGCTGATCCCGTTCCTGGAGAACGATGACGCGAACCGCGCGCTGATGGGCTCGAACATGCAGCGCCAGGCGGTGCCGCTGGTCAAGGCCGAGGCACCGTTCGTCGGTACCGGCATGGAAGAGACCGTCGCGCGCGATTCGGGCGCGGCGATCGCGGCCAAGCGCGCCGGCATCGTCGACCAGGTGGACGCCGCCCGCATCGTGGTGCGCGCGACCGGTGAGATCGACTCCGCCAAGTCGGGCGTCGATATCTACACGCTGATGAAGTTCCAGCGCTCGAACCAGTCGACCTGCATCAACCAGCGTCCGCTGGTGAAGGTGGGCGACGTGGTGAACGCCGGCGACGTGATCGCCGACGGCCCGTCGACCGAGTTCGGCGAGCTGGCGCTGGGCCGCAACGCGCTCGTCGCGTTCATGCCCTGGAACGGCTACAACTACGAGGATTCGATCCTCATCTCCGAGCGGATCGTGAAGGACGACGTGTTCACGTCGATCCACATCGACGAGTTCGAGGTGATGGCTCGCGATACGAAGCTGGGGCCGGAGGACATCACGCGCGACATCCCGAACGTCGGCGAGGAAGCACTGCGCAACCTCGACGAGGCGGGCATCGTGTACGTCGGTGCCGAGGTCGAGCCGGGCGACATCCTGGTCGGCAAGATCACGCCGAAGGGCGAAAGCCCGATGACGCCGGAGGAGAAGCTGCTCCGCGCCATCTTCGGCGAAAAGGCCTCCGACGTCCGCGATACCTCGCTGCGTCTGCCGCCGGGCGTTGCCGGCACGATCGTCGACGTCCGCGTCTTCAATCGTCACGGCATCGACAAGGACGAGCGCGCGATGGCGATCGAGCGCGAGGAGATCGAGCGGCTCAAGAAGGACTCGGATGACGAGCGCTCGATCCTGAACCGTGCGACGTGGAGCCGGCTCCGTGAAATGCTGCTGGACCAGGTCGCGACCGGCGCGCCGAAGGGCGTGAAGAAGGGCATCACCATCGACATGGAAGTGCTCGACAGCGTCGAGCGTCATGAATGGTGGAAGTTCGCGGTGCAGGACGACGCCGTGCAGGCGAACCTGGAAGCGGTGAAGGGCCAGTACGACGAGGCTGCAAAGCGGATCCGCGACAAGTTCGAGGATCGCCGCGAGAAGCTGGAGCGTGGCGACGAGCTGCCGCCGGGCGTGCTGAAGATGGTCAAGGTGTTCGTCGCGGTAAAGCGTAAGCTGCAGCCGGGCGACAAGATGGCCGGCCGTCACGGCAACAAGGGCGTCATCAGCCGCATCCTTCCGGCGGAGGACATGCCGTTCCTCGCCGACGGGACGCCGGTCGACCTCGTGCTCAACCCGCTGGGCGTGCCGAGCCGCATGAACGTCGGGCAGATCTTCGAGACGCACCTCGGCTGGGCGGCGCGTGGGCTTGGTCAGCAGATCAAGCATGCGCTGGAAGACTGGCGCGAGGCCAACCCCGATGCCAAGCCGGGCGACATGCCCGACGCGGTCAAGGATCGGCTGCGTACCGTCTATGGCGAGCATTATCTCGACGACATCGACTCGCGCGATGCCGGTGAGATCATCGAGCTGGCGCAGAACCTGACGCCCGGCGTTCCGATGGGCACGCCCGTGTTCGACGGCGCGGTCGAGAAGGACGTGTTCGACATGCTGGAGCTGGCGGGTCTCGACACGTCGGGCCAGTCGGACCTGTTCGACGGACGTACCGGCGACAAGTTCGACCGCCAGGTGACGGTGGGCATCATCTACATGCTGAAGCTGCACCACCTGGTCGACGACAAGATCCACGCCCGGTCGATCGGACCGTACAGCCTCGTCACCCAGCAGCCGCTGGGCGGCAAGGCACAGTTCGGCGGACAGCGTTTCGGCGAGATGGAGGTCTGGGCGCTGCAAGCGTACGGTGCCGCCTATACCTTGCAGGAGATGCTGACGGTGAAGTCGGACGACGTCGTCGGACGCACCAAGGTCTACGAGGCGATCGTCAAGGGCGACGACACGTTCGAGGCCGGCATTCCGGAGAGCTTCAACGTGCTCGTGAAGGAAATGCGCTCGCTGGGCCTCAACGTCGATCTCAAGTCGATGGAAGAAGCCAAGGACGAGGACGGCGTCGCGATCGCGGCCGAATAA
- the rpoC gene encoding DNA-directed RNA polymerase subunit beta', with protein MNELTNFANPLAKPETFDQIQIGIASPDKIRSWSFGEIKKPETINYRTFKPERDGLFCARIFGPIKDYECLCGKYKRMKYKGIVCEKCGVEVTVSKVRRERMGHIELAAPVAHIWFLKSLPSRIGLLLDMQLKQLERVLYFEAYIVIEPGLTPLEKYQLLTEDELLSAQDEYGEDAFSAGIGAEAVRIMLESLDLEGEKVQLLEELATTKSELKPKKIIKRLKVVESFLESGNRPEWMILEVVPVIPPELRPLVPLDGGRFATSDLNDLYRRVINRNNRLKRLMELRAPDIIVRNEKRMLQEAVDALFDNGRRGRTITGANKRPLKSLSDMLKGKQGRFRQNLLGKRVDYSGRSVIVTGPELKLHQCGLPKKMALELFKPFIYARLDAKGLSMTLKQAKKWVEKERKEVWDILDEVIREHPVLLNRAPTLHRLGIQAFEPVLIEGKAIQLHPLVCSAFNADFDGDQMAVHVPLSLEAQLEARVLMMSTNNILSPANGKPIIVPSQDMVLGLYYLSMEKQNEPGQGMLLGDMAEVHQALFAGAVTLHTKIVSRVPQTDEAGKQYLKRYETTPGRMLLGECLPKSHKVPFDTVNRLLTKKDVGDVIDEVYRHTGQKETVLFADAIMSLGFRHAFRAGISFGKDDMLVAPDKDKLVDETREQVKDYEQQYQDGLITQQEKYNKVIDAWSRCGDQVANSMMNEIKAVRLFEDGEQAGREKPINSIYMMAHSGARGSQAQIKQLAGMRGLMAKPSGEIIETPIISNFKEGLTVLEYFNSTHGARKGLADTALKTANSGYLTRRLVDVSQDCTIVELDCGTERALEMKAIVQGGSTIASLGERILGRTTAEDVVDAKSGKVVIPTGTLLDEPMVAQIEALGVQAMKIRSPLVCESKVGVCGKCYGRDLARGTPVNIGEAVGVIAAQSIGEPGTQLTMRTFHIGGAAQLNEQSNLESPVDGTVEFRDLRLIEDQRGRRVVLSRSGEIAIVDMDGRELAVHKIPYGAYVMFDDGHIISKGDRMAEWDPFTMPVITETGGIVKFQDLIEGKTLTEQVDEATGIAQRVVIEYRVSTKSKEDLRPRMTLLDEGSGESARYLLAPGAVLSVEDNGTVHAGDVLARVARESAKTRDITGGLPRVAELFEARKPKENAIIAKVSGRVVFGKDYKAKRKIGIQPEDGGEVVEYLVPKSKVIDVQEGDYVKRGDNLIGGSPDPHDILEVLGIEPLAEYLVSEIQEVYRLQGVKINDKHIETIVRQMLQKVEIIESGDTTLLVGEQVDREEMDAINEKLADGEARAAGKPILLGITKASLQTRSFISAASFQETTRVLTEAAVQGKQDTLMGLKENVIVGRLIPAGTGAGMNRLRVAASSRDVALRAQQRKLQDAMVAAGSAGTASQTRAAEEARSVREDVGTGSDPLAAVVPSGTGTDADAGEYLNKE; from the coding sequence ATGAACGAACTGACCAATTTCGCCAATCCGCTCGCGAAGCCGGAAACCTTCGATCAGATCCAGATCGGGATCGCGTCGCCGGACAAGATCCGCAGCTGGTCCTTCGGCGAGATCAAGAAGCCCGAAACCATCAACTATCGCACGTTCAAGCCCGAGCGTGATGGCCTGTTCTGCGCGCGCATCTTCGGTCCGATCAAGGATTACGAGTGCCTGTGCGGCAAGTACAAGCGCATGAAGTACAAGGGCATCGTCTGCGAGAAGTGCGGTGTCGAGGTCACGGTGTCGAAGGTCCGCCGTGAGCGGATGGGCCATATCGAGCTCGCCGCGCCCGTCGCGCACATCTGGTTCCTGAAGTCGCTGCCGAGCCGCATCGGCCTGCTCCTCGACATGCAGCTGAAGCAGCTTGAGCGCGTGCTGTACTTCGAAGCGTACATCGTGATCGAGCCGGGCCTGACCCCGCTCGAGAAGTACCAGCTGCTCACCGAGGACGAGCTGCTGTCGGCGCAGGACGAATATGGCGAGGACGCCTTCTCGGCCGGGATCGGCGCCGAAGCGGTCCGCATCATGCTCGAGAGCCTCGATCTCGAGGGCGAGAAGGTGCAGCTGCTCGAGGAGCTGGCGACGACCAAGTCGGAGCTGAAGCCCAAGAAGATCATCAAGCGCCTGAAGGTCGTCGAGAGCTTCCTGGAATCGGGCAACCGGCCGGAGTGGATGATCCTCGAGGTCGTGCCGGTCATCCCGCCGGAGCTGCGCCCGCTGGTGCCGCTGGACGGTGGCCGCTTCGCGACGTCGGATCTCAACGACCTGTACCGCCGCGTCATCAACCGCAACAACCGCCTGAAGCGGTTGATGGAACTGCGTGCGCCGGACATCATCGTCCGCAACGAGAAGCGCATGTTGCAGGAAGCGGTCGACGCATTGTTCGACAACGGTCGCCGCGGGCGCACGATCACCGGCGCCAACAAGCGTCCGCTCAAGTCGCTGTCCGACATGCTGAAGGGCAAGCAGGGCCGCTTCCGCCAGAATCTGCTCGGGAAGCGCGTCGATTATTCGGGCCGCTCGGTCATCGTGACCGGGCCGGAGCTGAAGCTGCACCAGTGCGGCCTGCCCAAGAAGATGGCGCTCGAGCTGTTCAAGCCGTTCATCTACGCGCGCCTCGACGCCAAGGGCCTCAGCATGACGCTGAAGCAGGCGAAGAAGTGGGTTGAGAAGGAGCGCAAGGAAGTCTGGGACATCCTGGACGAGGTGATCCGCGAGCATCCGGTGCTGCTGAACCGCGCGCCGACGCTCCACCGTCTCGGCATCCAGGCGTTCGAGCCGGTGCTGATCGAGGGCAAGGCGATCCAGCTGCACCCGCTGGTCTGCTCGGCGTTCAACGCCGACTTCGACGGTGACCAGATGGCCGTGCACGTCCCGCTGAGCCTCGAGGCACAGCTGGAAGCGCGCGTCCTGATGATGTCGACCAACAACATCCTGAGCCCCGCGAACGGCAAGCCGATCATCGTGCCGTCGCAGGACATGGTGCTGGGTCTCTACTATCTCTCGATGGAGAAGCAGAACGAGCCGGGCCAGGGCATGTTGCTGGGCGACATGGCCGAGGTCCACCAGGCGTTGTTCGCGGGTGCCGTGACGCTGCACACCAAGATCGTCAGCCGCGTTCCGCAGACCGACGAGGCAGGCAAGCAGTATCTCAAGCGTTATGAGACCACTCCGGGTCGCATGCTGCTGGGCGAGTGCCTGCCGAAGAGCCACAAGGTGCCGTTCGACACCGTCAACCGCCTGCTGACCAAGAAGGACGTCGGCGACGTGATCGACGAGGTCTATCGTCACACGGGCCAGAAGGAGACCGTGCTGTTCGCCGACGCGATCATGTCGCTCGGCTTCCGCCACGCGTTCCGGGCCGGCATCTCGTTCGGCAAGGACGACATGCTCGTCGCGCCTGACAAGGACAAGCTGGTCGACGAGACCCGCGAGCAGGTGAAGGACTATGAGCAGCAGTATCAGGACGGCCTGATCACGCAGCAGGAGAAGTACAACAAGGTCATCGACGCCTGGAGCCGGTGCGGCGACCAGGTCGCGAACTCGATGATGAACGAGATCAAGGCGGTCCGCCTGTTCGAGGACGGCGAGCAAGCCGGACGCGAGAAGCCGATCAACTCGATCTACATGATGGCGCACTCCGGTGCGCGTGGCTCGCAGGCGCAGATCAAGCAGCTGGCGGGGATGCGCGGGCTGATGGCCAAGCCGTCGGGCGAGATCATCGAAACGCCGATCATCTCGAACTTCAAGGAAGGCCTGACCGTCCTCGAGTACTTCAACTCCACCCACGGCGCCCGCAAGGGCCTTGCGGACACGGCGTTGAAGACCGCGAACTCGGGTTATCTGACGCGCCGGCTGGTCGACGTGTCGCAGGATTGCACGATCGTGGAGCTCGATTGCGGCACCGAACGCGCGCTGGAGATGAAGGCCATCGTGCAGGGCGGCTCGACGATCGCCTCGCTGGGCGAGCGTATCCTGGGCCGTACCACCGCCGAGGACGTGGTGGACGCCAAGAGCGGCAAGGTCGTCATCCCGACCGGCACGCTGCTGGACGAGCCGATGGTCGCGCAGATCGAGGCGCTGGGCGTGCAGGCGATGAAGATTCGCTCGCCGCTGGTCTGCGAGAGCAAGGTCGGCGTGTGCGGCAAGTGCTACGGGCGTGATCTCGCCCGCGGTACGCCGGTCAACATCGGCGAAGCGGTGGGCGTCATCGCGGCGCAGTCGATCGGCGAGCCGGGCACGCAGTTGACGATGCGGACCTTCCACATCGGCGGCGCGGCGCAGCTGAACGAGCAGTCGAACCTCGAATCGCCGGTCGACGGCACGGTCGAGTTCCGCGACCTGCGCCTGATCGAGGACCAGCGTGGTCGTCGCGTGGTGCTCAGCCGCTCGGGCGAGATCGCGATCGTCGACATGGACGGCCGCGAACTGGCGGTGCACAAGATTCCGTACGGCGCGTACGTCATGTTCGATGATGGCCACATCATCAGCAAGGGCGACCGGATGGCGGAATGGGATCCGTTCACCATGCCGGTGATCACGGAAACCGGCGGCATCGTGAAGTTCCAGGACCTGATCGAGGGCAAGACGCTCACCGAGCAGGTCGACGAAGCGACCGGTATCGCACAGCGCGTGGTGATCGAATATCGCGTGTCGACCAAGTCGAAGGAGGATCTGCGTCCGCGCATGACCCTGCTCGACGAGGGATCGGGCGAGTCCGCCCGCTACCTGCTGGCGCCGGGTGCGGTGCTTTCGGTCGAGGACAACGGGACGGTGCATGCCGGCGACGTGCTCGCCCGTGTCGCACGCGAATCCGCCAAGACCCGCGACATCACCGGCGGTCTGCCGCGCGTCGCCGAGCTGTTCGAGGCGCGCAAGCCGAAGGAAAATGCGATCATCGCCAAGGTCTCGGGCCGTGTGGTGTTCGGCAAGGACTATAAGGCGAAGCGCAAGATCGGCATCCAGCCGGAGGATGGCGGCGAGGTCGTCGAGTATCTGGTGCCCAAGTCGAAGGTGATCGACGTTCAGGAAGGCGACTACGTCAAGCGTGGCGACAACCTGATCGGCGGCTCGCCGGACCCGCACGACATTCTGGAAGTGCTCGGCATCGAGCCGCTGGCCGAATATCTGGTCAGCGAAATCCAGGAAGTCTATCGCTTGCAGGGCGTGAAGATCAACGACAAGCACATCGAGACGATCGTTCGTCAGATGCTGCAGAAGGTTGAGATCATCGAGTCCGGCGACACCACGTTGCTGGTGGGCGAGCAGGTCGATCGCGAGGAAATGGACGCGATCAACGAGAAGCTGGCGGATGGCGAAGCGCGCGCGGCGGGCAAGCCGATCCTGCTCGGCATCACCAAGGCGTCGCTGCAAACCCGCAGCTTCATCTCGGCGGCGTCGTTCCAGGAGACCACCCGCGTCCTCACCGAGGCGGCGGTCCAGGGCAAGCAGGACACGCTTATGGGCCTAAAGGAGAACGTGATCGTCGGGCGCCTGATCCCGGCGGGCACGGGTGCGGGCATGAACCGCCTGCGCGTGGCGGCATCGTCGCGCGACGTGGCGCTGCGTGCTCAGCAGCGCAAGTTGCAGGACGCGATGGTGGCGGCGGGCTCCGCCGGCACGGCGTCGCAGACCCGCGCTGCCGAGGAAGCACGCAGCGTGCGTGAGGACGTCGGCACCGGCAGCGATCCGCTGGCGGCAGTCGTCCCCTCGGGCACCGGCACCGACGCCGATGCGGGCGAGTATCTGAACAAGGAGTGA